One part of the Rutidosis leptorrhynchoides isolate AG116_Rl617_1_P2 chromosome 1, CSIRO_AGI_Rlap_v1, whole genome shotgun sequence genome encodes these proteins:
- the LOC139868789 gene encoding uncharacterized protein isoform X1, producing the protein MDVQDHTIPSGHDSHHGVHLCHRCGWPFPNPHPSAKQRRSHKKVCGKLEGYTTLIGSPVVSDDEHNPDDDKEKSPSPKIEKTSIDGGGIRGSFSRSEEDLFADAVTEFTDDGSAKKSLDRDLYYSFTDADNVDTTDVVKAPVEINKVDVVLEASEKHDTHVDKSGETEMTTVSDFSESKLELTDGVVGPTTCPSYVAESVEVLDSAEGKSQIYVTSTEEAKDSDISKTTPEVSETVGEYEDDVKEENLEKWESAKADLIDEVIKQEVEGVYENASEVTKESEKFDGAERIGEEVNLEKVKSDLEHVTEVANELEIDQNVAGLTEMEQIQEVVEVSDVGLTEKHDLCAVEVEKCSNQQIQEVVEDISTVSTPKNDLEEPILKKGSTEQTNQVVEKLDSILAEMENFDAPELEECSKEQIQVAVKDPKTVLIEKEDLGEFNLEKLSNKQTHEEVVERPDSILTEKSDLGRPILEKSSDESQPDSSLVEKVDDGAPKSDSDECSKENAQEVIQLKVDDVNNDADEVSCETVTPKDSSNISVDNGKNVSVIVPEAIVEQGNEKLLNNQETSVAFSVDSSSRNSLEGNWGSVSVLSTTSHDAETLHIVDKSKFNSEKSSAGTLVEPEGTDQKSCSSELQDSKPQPNSETLTKVNNESKTEEDVIAKVTNWSTGKPSTPLKNLLGEAKSPSVEQPEPVVVQKDENEKAGLTVVNHDISSPPKLIDDGKKGRKKVRSWVPFVCCSSVNVAN; encoded by the exons ATGGATGTTCAAGATCACACCATCCCCTCAG GACATGATAGTCATCATGGGGTTCATTTATGTCATAGATGTGGGTGGCCTTTTCCAAACCCACACCCAAGTGCTAAACAAAGAAGATCCCACAAAAAGGTCTGTGGAAAACTTGAAGGTTACACTACTCTGATTGGTTCACCAGTTGTTTCAGATGATGAACATAATCCAGATGATGATAAAGAAAAGAGCCCaa GTCCTAAAATTGAGAAGACAAGTATTGATGGTGGTGGGATCAGGGGAAGTTTTAGTAGATCTGAGGAAGATCTATTTGCAGATGCAGTCACTGAATTTACAGATGATGGATCTGCAAAGAAAAGTTTGGATAGAGATTTGTATTATTCCTTTACAGATGCTGATAATGTTG ATACTACTGACGTAGTAAAAGCTCCAGTAGAGATCAACAAAGTGGATGTTGTTCTAGAAGCTTCCGAGAAACATGATACCCATGTAGACAAAAGTGGAGAAACTGAGATGACAACGGTATCTGATTTTTCTGAGTCAAAGCTCGAGTTGACCGATGGAGTTGTGGGGCCCACAACCTGCCCAAGTTATGTAGCCGAATCTGTTGAAGTCTTGGATTCAGCAGAGGGAAAAAGTCAAATTTATGTAACTTCTACTGAAGAAGCTAAAGATTCGGATATTAGCAAAACGACCCCTGAAGTTTCTGAAACTGTTGGTGAATATGAGGATGATGTTAAGGAGGAAAACTTGGAGAAGTGGGAATCAGCAAAAGCGGATTTAATCGATGAAGTGATTAAGCAGGAGGTTGAAGGTGTTTATGAAAATGCATCAGAAGTTACCAAAGAATCTGAAAAGTTTGATGGTGCCGAGAGAATCGGTGAAGAAGTTAATCTTGAAAAGGTTAAATCTGATCTTGAACATGTTACAGAAGTTGCTAACGAACTCGAAATCGATCAAAACGTTGCAGGTTTGACCGAAATGGAACAGATTCAGGAAGTTGTTGAGGTGTCTGATGTGGGTTTGACCGAAAAACATGATCTTTGTGCAGTTGAAGTGGAAAAATGCTCAAACCAACAGATACAAGAAGTGGTCGAGGACATCAGTACAGTTTCAACTCCAAAAAATGATCTTGAAGAACCCATTTTGAAAAAAGGGTCAACTGAACAAACCAACCAAGTAGTTGAAAAACTTGATTCAATTTTGGCTGAAATGGAAAATTTTGATGCACCTGAATTGGAAGAATGTTCAAAAGAACAGATTCAAGTAGCTGTGAAGGATCCCAAAACAGTTTTGATTGAAAAGGAAGATCTTGGGGAATTTAATTTGGAAAAACTATCAAACAAACAGACCCATGAAGAAGTTGTTGAAAGACCCGATTCGATTTTGACTGAAAAATCGGATCTTGGTAGACCAATCTTAGAAAAAAGCTCAGATGAAAGTCAACCCGATTCAAGTTTGGTTGAAAAGGTGGATGATGGGGCACCCAAATCAGATTCAGATGAGTGCTCAAAAGAAAACGCTCAAGAAGTTATACAGCTCAAAGTTGATGATGTCAACAATGATGCAGATGAGGTCAGTTGTGAAACGGTTACCCCTAAAGATTCATCCAACATTTCTGTTGACAATGGCAAGAATGTTTCTGTTATTGTTCCTGAAGCTATTGTAGAACAAGGTAATGAAAAACTCTTGAACAATCAAGAAACTTCTGTGGCCTTTTCGGTAGATTCGAGTAGCCGCAACAGTTTGGAGGGAAATTGGGGATCAGTTTCAG TGCTGTCTACTACTTCTCATGATGCTGAAACCTTACACATTGTTGACAAGTCAAAGTTCAACTCTGAGAAGTCAAGTGCAGGAACACTAGTGGAACCTGAAGGCACAGATCAAAAATCTTGTTCATCTGAGTTGCAAGATTCAAAACCGCAGCCAAATTCTGAAACTTTGACCAAAGTCAACAACGAGTCAAAGACGGAGGAGGATGTGATTGCAAAAGTTACTAACTGGAGCACTGGGAAACCGTCTACGCCTTTAAAGAACCTTTTGGGTGAAGCAAAATCACCAAGTGTTGAACAACCTGAGCCCGTGGTGGTTCAGAAAGATGAAAACGAGAAAGCAGGTTTGACCGTGGTCAACCATGATATATCGTCACCACCAAAACTAATTGATGACGGTAAGAAAGGAAGGAAGAAAGTAAGAAGTTGGGTCCCCTTTGTGTGCTGTTCGTCGGTAAATGTTGCTAACTAG
- the LOC139868789 gene encoding uncharacterized protein isoform X2 — protein sequence MDVQDHTIPSGHDSHHGVHLCHRCGWPFPNPHPSAKQRRSHKKVCGKLEGYTTLIGSPVVSDDEHNPDDDKEKSPSPKIEKTSIDGGGIRGSFSRSEEDLFADAVTEFTDDGSAKKSLDRDLYYSFTDADNVDTTDVVKAPVEINKVDVVLEASEKHDTHVDKSGETEMTTVSDFSESKLELTDGVVGPTTCPSYVAESVEVLDSAEGKSQIYVTSTEEAKDSDISKTTPEVSETVGEYEDDVKEENLEKWESAKADLIDEVIKQEVEGVYENASEVTKESEKFDGAERIGEEVNLEKVKSDLEHVTEVANELEIDQNVAGLTEMEQIQEVVEVSDVGLTEKHDLCAVEVEKCSNQQIQEVVEDISTVSTPKNDLEEPILKKGSTEQTNQVVEKLDSILAEMENFDAPELEECSKEQIQVAVKDPKTVLIEKEDLGEFNLEKLSNKQTHEEVVERPDSILTEKSDLGRPILEKSSDESQPDSSLVEKVDDGAPKSDSDECSKENAQEVIQLKVDDVNNDADEVSCETVTPKDSSNISVDNGKNVSVIVPEAIVEQVLSTTSHDAETLHIVDKSKFNSEKSSAGTLVEPEGTDQKSCSSELQDSKPQPNSETLTKVNNESKTEEDVIAKVTNWSTGKPSTPLKNLLGEAKSPSVEQPEPVVVQKDENEKAGLTVVNHDISSPPKLIDDGKKGRKKVRSWVPFVCCSSVNVAN from the exons ATGGATGTTCAAGATCACACCATCCCCTCAG GACATGATAGTCATCATGGGGTTCATTTATGTCATAGATGTGGGTGGCCTTTTCCAAACCCACACCCAAGTGCTAAACAAAGAAGATCCCACAAAAAGGTCTGTGGAAAACTTGAAGGTTACACTACTCTGATTGGTTCACCAGTTGTTTCAGATGATGAACATAATCCAGATGATGATAAAGAAAAGAGCCCaa GTCCTAAAATTGAGAAGACAAGTATTGATGGTGGTGGGATCAGGGGAAGTTTTAGTAGATCTGAGGAAGATCTATTTGCAGATGCAGTCACTGAATTTACAGATGATGGATCTGCAAAGAAAAGTTTGGATAGAGATTTGTATTATTCCTTTACAGATGCTGATAATGTTG ATACTACTGACGTAGTAAAAGCTCCAGTAGAGATCAACAAAGTGGATGTTGTTCTAGAAGCTTCCGAGAAACATGATACCCATGTAGACAAAAGTGGAGAAACTGAGATGACAACGGTATCTGATTTTTCTGAGTCAAAGCTCGAGTTGACCGATGGAGTTGTGGGGCCCACAACCTGCCCAAGTTATGTAGCCGAATCTGTTGAAGTCTTGGATTCAGCAGAGGGAAAAAGTCAAATTTATGTAACTTCTACTGAAGAAGCTAAAGATTCGGATATTAGCAAAACGACCCCTGAAGTTTCTGAAACTGTTGGTGAATATGAGGATGATGTTAAGGAGGAAAACTTGGAGAAGTGGGAATCAGCAAAAGCGGATTTAATCGATGAAGTGATTAAGCAGGAGGTTGAAGGTGTTTATGAAAATGCATCAGAAGTTACCAAAGAATCTGAAAAGTTTGATGGTGCCGAGAGAATCGGTGAAGAAGTTAATCTTGAAAAGGTTAAATCTGATCTTGAACATGTTACAGAAGTTGCTAACGAACTCGAAATCGATCAAAACGTTGCAGGTTTGACCGAAATGGAACAGATTCAGGAAGTTGTTGAGGTGTCTGATGTGGGTTTGACCGAAAAACATGATCTTTGTGCAGTTGAAGTGGAAAAATGCTCAAACCAACAGATACAAGAAGTGGTCGAGGACATCAGTACAGTTTCAACTCCAAAAAATGATCTTGAAGAACCCATTTTGAAAAAAGGGTCAACTGAACAAACCAACCAAGTAGTTGAAAAACTTGATTCAATTTTGGCTGAAATGGAAAATTTTGATGCACCTGAATTGGAAGAATGTTCAAAAGAACAGATTCAAGTAGCTGTGAAGGATCCCAAAACAGTTTTGATTGAAAAGGAAGATCTTGGGGAATTTAATTTGGAAAAACTATCAAACAAACAGACCCATGAAGAAGTTGTTGAAAGACCCGATTCGATTTTGACTGAAAAATCGGATCTTGGTAGACCAATCTTAGAAAAAAGCTCAGATGAAAGTCAACCCGATTCAAGTTTGGTTGAAAAGGTGGATGATGGGGCACCCAAATCAGATTCAGATGAGTGCTCAAAAGAAAACGCTCAAGAAGTTATACAGCTCAAAGTTGATGATGTCAACAATGATGCAGATGAGGTCAGTTGTGAAACGGTTACCCCTAAAGATTCATCCAACATTTCTGTTGACAATGGCAAGAATGTTTCTGTTATTGTTCCTGAAGCTATTGTAGAACAAG TGCTGTCTACTACTTCTCATGATGCTGAAACCTTACACATTGTTGACAAGTCAAAGTTCAACTCTGAGAAGTCAAGTGCAGGAACACTAGTGGAACCTGAAGGCACAGATCAAAAATCTTGTTCATCTGAGTTGCAAGATTCAAAACCGCAGCCAAATTCTGAAACTTTGACCAAAGTCAACAACGAGTCAAAGACGGAGGAGGATGTGATTGCAAAAGTTACTAACTGGAGCACTGGGAAACCGTCTACGCCTTTAAAGAACCTTTTGGGTGAAGCAAAATCACCAAGTGTTGAACAACCTGAGCCCGTGGTGGTTCAGAAAGATGAAAACGAGAAAGCAGGTTTGACCGTGGTCAACCATGATATATCGTCACCACCAAAACTAATTGATGACGGTAAGAAAGGAAGGAAGAAAGTAAGAAGTTGGGTCCCCTTTGTGTGCTGTTCGTCGGTAAATGTTGCTAACTAG
- the LOC139868780 gene encoding protein transport protein SEC23 F-like — protein sequence MATEIDPEGIDGVRMTWNAWPHTKVEASKCVIPLAATISPIRPHPHIPSNPYPPLRCKTCSSILNPFSRVDFSALIWICPFCFQRNHFPHHFSGISETNVPAELYPQYTTIEYTFPNNDTQRVIPPPVYVFVLDTCIIEEELGFARSALQQALEFLPENALVGFVSFGTQVQVHELGYADMSKVYVFRGSKDITKDQVLDQLGLGSSGGRRFGGGPGPGQGFGQGGGFLNSGVSRFLLPVSEGAYIIHSLLEELGTDQWPVPPGNRSLRCTGVALKVAASLVLACMPGTGARIVALVGGPCTEGPGSIVSKDLSDPVRSHKDLDKDAAPYFRKAVQYYEELSEQMVSQGHVLDLFASALDQVGVAEMKVVIEKTGGLVVLSESFGHSVFKDSFRRVFEKGEESLGLAHNGTLEINCSKDIKIQGIIGPCTSLEKKGPAVASTVIGQGNTTAWKLCGLDKNTCLTVFFDISSSDKSDSSGNVNPQLYIQTVTSYQSNDGESKMRVTTITRRWLESSAVSEELIQGFDQETAAVVMARLTSYKMEMEETFDATRWLDRNLIHLCSKFGDYRKDDPSSFALNPSFSLFPQFMFNLRRSQFVQVFNNSPDETAYFRTMLNRESVTNAAVMIQPSLISYSFNSLPSPALLDVASISADRILLLDSYFSLVIFHGITVAQWRNMGYQNQPEHQAFAQLLQAPHDDAEIIIHERFPVPRLVVCDQHGSQARFLLAKLNPSATYNNEGSGSMDVIFTDDVNLQVFFEHLQKLAVTSS from the exons atggCTACTGAAATCGATCCAGAAGGCATCGATGGTGTTAGGATGACGTGGAACGCTTGGCCTCACACCAAAGTTGAAGCTAGCAAATGCGTTATTCCGTTAGCCGCTACTATTTCTCCAATTCGACCTCACCCTCATATCCCTTCAAATCCTTACCCTCCTCTTCGTTGTaaaacttgttcttcaattcttaaCCCTTTCTCTCGTGTTGATTTCTCTGCCCTAATTTGGATCTGCCCCTTTTGCTTCCAACGTAACCACTTTCCTCATCACTTTTCAG GTATTTCGGAAACTAATGTTCCGGCAGAATTATATCCGCAATACACCACAATCGAATACACGTTTCCTAACAACGACACCCAACGTGTGATTCCACCACCTGTGTATGTATTTGTACTTGATACGTGTATAATTGAGGAGGAGTTAGGGTTTGCGCGATCTGCTTTACAACAAGCGCTTGAGTTTTTGCCGGAGAATGCGTTGGTAGGGTTTGTGTCGTTTGGGACACAAGTGCAGGTGCATGAGTTAGGATATGCGGATATGTCGAAAGTTTACGTGTTTCGTGGATCGAAAGATATCACTAAGGATCAGGTTTTGGATCAATTAGGTTTAGGTAGTAGTGGTGGTAGGAGATTCGGTGGTGGGCCAGGCCCGGGGCAAGGTTTTGGACAAGGTGGAGGGTTTTTGAATTCGGGAGTTTCGAGGTTTTTATTGCCGGTATCTGAAGGTGCATACATTATTCATTCG CTTTTGGAAGAATTAGGAACGGATCAATGGCCAGTTCCGCCTGGTAATCGGTCCCTAAGATGTACAGGGGTTGCATTAAAAGTTGCTGCTAGTTTGGTTTTGGCTTGTATGCCCGGGACTGGAGCTCGTATTGTTGCATTGGTTGGTGGTCCATGCACCGAAGGCCCTGGTTCG ATTGTATCAAAAGATCTGTCAGATCCAGTACGTTCACATAAAGATCTGGATAAAGATGCAGCACCATATTTTAGGAAAGCTGTTCAATATTACGAGGAACTTTCAGAGCAGATGGTCAGCCAGGGTCATGTGTTGGACCTTTTTGCTTCTGCACTTGACCAG GTTGGGGTAGCTGAAATGAAAGTTGTTATTGAAAAAACCGGTGGCCTTGTTGTTCTTTCTGAAAGTTTTGGGCATTCGGTTTTTAAGGACTCGTTTAGACGTGTTTTCGAGAAGGGGGAAGAATCACTTGGTCTCGCTCATAA TGGCACCCTTGAGATTAATTGTTCAAAGGACATTAAAATTCAAGGGATCATTGGACCTTGCACATCGTTGGAGAAG AAGGGACCCGCTGTTGCTAGCACAGTGATTGGGCAGGGGAATACAACAGCCTGGAAATTGTGTGGACTAGACAAAAATACTTGTTTGACGGTTTTCTTTGATATATCATCAAGTGATAAATCAGATTCTTCAGGAAATGTAAATCCACAGCTGTATATACAGACAGTTACTAG TTACCAGAGTAATGATGGAGAATCAAAGATGCGAGTTACTACTATTACTAGAAGATGGTTAGAAAGCTCTGCTGTCTCAGAG GAACTGATACAAGGTTTTGATCAAGAGACAGCTGCTGTAGTAATGGCTAGATTAACTTCTTATAAAATGGAGATGGAG GAAACATTTGATGCAACGAGGTGGCTAGATCGAAACCTCATTCATCTCTGTTCAAAGTTTGGTGACTATCGAAAAGACGATCCTTCTTCCTTCGCCTTAAACCCTAGTTTTTCATTGTTCCCTCAATTTATGTTCAATCTTCGAAGATCACAATTTGTGCAG GTGTTCAATAATAGTCCAGATGAGACAGCTTATTTTCGCACGATGCTTAACCGGGAGAGTGTAACAAATGCGGCTGTCATGATTCAACCTTCATTAATATCATATTCTTTTAATTCACTACCTTCACCTGCATTACTGGACGTGGCTTCCATTTCAGCTGATAGAATCCTTTTATTAGATTCGTATTTTAGCCTAGTTATTTTCCATGGAATAACAGTTGCTCAGTGGAGGAATATGGGTTACCAGAATCAACCAGAACACCAG GCGTTTGCACAGTTGTTACAAGCACCACATGATGATGCTGAGATTATAATACATGAGCGATTTCCTGTCCCTAGATTGGTGGTGTGTGATCAGCATGGTTCTCAG GCTCGTTTCTTGCTGGCCAAATTGAACCCATCAGCAACATACAACAACGAAGGGTCAGGTAGCATGGATGTTATATTCACAGATGATGTGAACCTTCAAGTATTTTTCGAGCATCTACAGAAGCTTGCAGTTACATCTTCTTGA